A window from Micromonospora terminaliae encodes these proteins:
- a CDS encoding 4'-phosphopantetheinyl transferase family protein has translation MIEALLPPGAVAVEAFSDIPGEAPWPGEEDLLARAVEARRREFVTARRCAREALARLGYAPAPIRPGPKREPRWPAGVVGSITHCAGYRAAAVARDDTLAGLGIDAEPHEPLPDGVAGVVTTAGEPASLARLRGAHPAVHWDRLLFSAKESVYKAWYPLTGRWLGFEDAELSVDPAAGSFTARVLVDATRADGGPPLATLHGRWVVADGLVVTAVAVPRQP, from the coding sequence GTGATCGAGGCCCTGCTCCCGCCGGGGGCCGTCGCCGTCGAGGCGTTCTCCGACATCCCGGGCGAGGCCCCCTGGCCCGGCGAGGAGGACCTGCTGGCCCGGGCCGTGGAGGCCCGCCGCCGCGAGTTCGTCACGGCCCGCCGCTGCGCCCGGGAGGCCCTGGCCCGCCTCGGGTACGCCCCGGCGCCGATCCGCCCCGGCCCGAAGCGGGAACCGCGCTGGCCGGCGGGGGTGGTGGGCAGCATCACCCACTGCGCCGGCTACCGGGCCGCGGCGGTCGCCCGGGACGACACGCTGGCCGGGCTCGGCATCGACGCCGAGCCGCACGAGCCGCTGCCCGACGGCGTGGCCGGGGTGGTCACCACGGCCGGCGAGCCGGCGTCGCTGGCGCGGCTGCGCGGGGCCCATCCGGCCGTGCACTGGGACCGGCTGCTGTTCAGCGCCAAGGAGTCGGTCTACAAGGCGTGGTATCCGCTGACCGGCCGCTGGCTCGGCTTCGAGGATGCCGAGTTGTCCGTCGACCCGGCCGCCGGCAGCTTCACGGCCCGGGTGCTGGTCGACGCCACCCGCGCGGACGGCGGCCCTCCGCTGGCCACGCTGCACGGCCGGTGGGTGGTCGCCGACGGGCTCGTGGTCACGGCCGTGGCCGTGCCCCGGCAGCCCTGA
- a CDS encoding metallophosphoesterase family protein — MTGALYAVSDLHVSYAENRTVVDGLRPESPDDWLLVAGDVGEVFADVERTLRQLRDRFAQVVWVPGNHELWTHPADPVTLRGRARYDALVGMCRELGVLTPEDDYPVWRGAGGPVTVAPLFLLYDYSFRAPGTTSKEESLRAAYAAGVVCTDEVLLHPDPYPDRESWCWERIAGTERRLAAVDPALPTVLVNHWPLVREPTDVLWYPEFAQWCGTDRTADWHLRHRAAVAVYGHLHIPRTTHHDGVRFEEVSLGYPREWGRRGGEPRPMRRILGGAG, encoded by the coding sequence GTGACCGGTGCGCTGTACGCGGTGAGTGACCTCCATGTGTCGTACGCCGAGAACCGCACGGTCGTGGACGGCCTGCGGCCCGAGTCGCCGGACGACTGGCTGCTCGTGGCCGGCGACGTCGGCGAGGTGTTCGCGGACGTCGAGCGGACGTTGCGCCAGCTCCGCGACCGGTTCGCCCAGGTGGTGTGGGTGCCCGGCAACCACGAGCTGTGGACCCACCCGGCCGACCCGGTGACCCTGCGCGGCCGGGCCCGCTACGACGCGCTGGTCGGCATGTGCCGCGAGCTGGGCGTGCTCACCCCGGAGGACGACTACCCGGTGTGGCGCGGCGCGGGCGGGCCGGTCACCGTGGCGCCGCTGTTCCTGCTCTACGACTACTCGTTCCGGGCACCCGGCACCACCTCGAAGGAGGAGTCGCTGCGCGCGGCGTACGCGGCCGGGGTGGTGTGCACCGACGAGGTGCTGCTGCACCCCGACCCGTACCCGGACCGGGAGTCCTGGTGCTGGGAGCGGATTGCCGGGACCGAGCGCCGGCTGGCCGCGGTCGATCCGGCGCTGCCGACCGTGCTGGTCAACCACTGGCCGCTGGTCCGCGAGCCCACCGACGTGCTCTGGTATCCGGAGTTCGCCCAGTGGTGCGGCACCGACCGCACGGCCGACTGGCACCTGCGGCACCGCGCCGCCGTGGCGGTCTACGGGCACCTGCACATCCCCCGCACCACCCACCACGACGGGGTGCGCTTCGAGGAGGTGTCGCTGGGCTACCCGCGCGAGTGGGGGCGGCGGGGCGGCGAGCCGCGGCCGATGCGGCGCATCCTCGGCGGTGCCGGGTGA
- the pip gene encoding prolyl aminopeptidase yields the protein MTEPRLYPPVEPYATHRIAVGDGHELHVEEVGRPDGVPVVFLHGGPGGGLVPAARRFFDPLRYRAVLFDQRGAGRSTPFGELRGNTTGHLVADLETIRERLGIDRWLVFGGSWGVTLGLAYAQTHPERVTGLVLRGVLLLRRSERDWFYQGGLRHLQPDEWERFVAPIPAAERDDVLAAYHRRLHGPDEAQARACAVAWGRWEAVNSSLRPDPGVLAHFTAEEQALPIARILSHYAVHGGFLGETQLLDGVDRIRHLPAVIINGRYDLCCPPVSAYDLARRWPEAELRIVPDAGHSAAEPGIARELLRATDRFAGLLS from the coding sequence ATGACCGAGCCACGCCTGTACCCGCCCGTCGAGCCGTACGCCACCCACCGGATAGCCGTGGGCGACGGCCACGAACTCCACGTGGAGGAGGTGGGCCGTCCGGACGGCGTACCCGTGGTCTTCCTGCACGGCGGGCCGGGCGGTGGGCTGGTGCCCGCGGCGCGCCGGTTCTTCGACCCGCTGCGCTACCGCGCCGTGCTGTTCGACCAGCGCGGCGCGGGGCGCAGCACCCCGTTCGGCGAGCTGCGGGGCAACACCACCGGGCACCTGGTGGCCGACCTGGAGACGATCCGCGAGCGGCTCGGGATCGACCGCTGGCTGGTGTTCGGCGGGTCGTGGGGAGTCACCCTCGGCCTGGCGTACGCCCAGACCCACCCGGAGCGGGTCACCGGACTCGTCCTGCGCGGCGTGCTGCTGCTGCGGCGCAGCGAGCGGGACTGGTTCTACCAGGGCGGCCTGCGCCACCTCCAGCCCGACGAGTGGGAACGGTTCGTCGCCCCGATCCCCGCCGCCGAACGCGACGACGTGCTGGCGGCCTACCACCGGCGGCTGCACGGGCCGGACGAGGCGCAGGCCCGGGCGTGTGCGGTCGCCTGGGGGCGCTGGGAGGCGGTCAACTCCTCGCTGCGCCCCGACCCGGGGGTGCTCGCCCACTTCACCGCCGAGGAGCAGGCGCTGCCGATCGCCCGGATCCTCTCGCACTACGCCGTGCACGGCGGCTTCCTCGGCGAGACGCAACTGCTCGACGGTGTGGACCGGATCCGCCACCTGCCCGCCGTGATCATCAACGGCCGCTACGACCTGTGCTGCCCGCCGGTGTCCGCGTACGACCTGGCCCGGCGCTGGCCGGAGGCCGAGCTGCGGATCGTGCCCGACGCCGGCCACTCGGCCGCCGAGCCGGGCATCGCCCGGGAGTTGCTCCGCGCCACCGACCGGTTCGCCGGCCTGCTCAGCTGA
- a CDS encoding alpha/beta fold hydrolase, with protein MINGFESRRVTVADGVALHAAVGGTGSPIVLLHGFPQTHLMWRHVAADLAADHTVICPDLRGYGDSDKPADTDGTAYAKRTMAADVVALARALGHDRFALAGHDRGALVAIRAGLDHPETITHLASLDVLPTLDTWEVMHGVTAAVGFHLYLMAQPPGLPERLIGAAPDEFFGHFLDLWAGDPDAIPADVRAAYLRACRAAVPSIVADYRASAGIDLAHDEADRAAGRVLRMPVTVLQQNWGAALGFDAAARWRAWAPDLRHVPVSYGHFMAEEAPAEVVKELRALLAR; from the coding sequence ATGATCAACGGATTCGAGTCGCGCCGCGTCACCGTCGCCGACGGCGTGGCGCTGCACGCCGCGGTGGGCGGCACCGGCAGCCCGATCGTGCTGCTGCACGGCTTCCCGCAGACCCACCTCATGTGGCGGCACGTCGCCGCCGACCTGGCGGCCGACCACACGGTCATCTGCCCCGACCTGCGCGGCTACGGCGACAGCGACAAGCCGGCGGACACCGACGGCACCGCGTACGCCAAGCGGACCATGGCGGCCGACGTGGTGGCGCTGGCCCGGGCGCTGGGGCACGACCGGTTCGCCCTGGCCGGGCACGACCGGGGCGCCCTGGTCGCGATCCGCGCCGGCCTGGACCACCCGGAGACGATCACCCACCTGGCGTCGCTGGACGTGCTGCCCACCCTCGACACCTGGGAGGTCATGCACGGCGTGACGGCCGCGGTCGGCTTCCACCTCTACCTGATGGCGCAGCCGCCGGGGCTGCCCGAGCGGCTGATCGGCGCCGCCCCGGACGAGTTCTTCGGGCACTTCCTCGACCTCTGGGCCGGCGACCCGGACGCGATCCCCGCCGACGTGCGGGCCGCGTACCTGCGGGCCTGCCGGGCGGCCGTCCCCTCGATCGTCGCGGACTACCGCGCGTCGGCCGGCATCGACCTCGCGCACGACGAGGCGGACCGGGCGGCGGGCCGGGTGCTGCGCATGCCGGTGACCGTGCTCCAGCAGAACTGGGGCGCCGCGCTGGGCTTCGACGCGGCGGCGCGCTGGCGGGCCTGGGCGCCGGACCTGCGGCACGTGCCGGTGTCGTACGGGCACTTCATGGCCGAGGAGGCCCCGGCCGAGGTGGTGAAGGAGCTGCGCGCGCTGCTGGCCCGCTGA
- a CDS encoding BTAD domain-containing putative transcriptional regulator — protein MTDPPRVPPVTFGVLGPLVAAGPRGPVALKGARQRAVLARLLVARGRVVPVDRLVGDLWAEPPEGAVGAVRTFVADLRRALEPDRPPRQPARLLVTAPPGYALAAATGAVDAGRFEAAVGAAGESLAVGGAAAALTALDDALALWRGPAYAEFPAEPWARAEIDRLDELRLLAVERRAEALLALGRAAEAAGDLRAQAAAQPLREETWRLLAVALYRAGRQGDALAALREARAVLVRELGVDPGPRLRRLEADILAQAPHLDPAPVGPAPAPPAPAATPASVVPPAAGATPAAGAGEERRPFVGRAAELASLTGLADRVARRGRPALALVSGDAGAGKTAFVEALADRLAAAGWTRAFGRVPEYEGAPAAWPWTQLAAALPEPAEAPATTPGDGEPAVARYRLHRTAGARVGAAARRGPVLLVLDDLHRADEDTLDLLTALFTGPEPVTGPVLAVGTYRATGITPALTGALARLARLEPVRVYLGGLAEAETGDLVRTVAGATDPDTVRALHRRSGGNPFFVRELARLLAAEGATALERVPAGVRDVIRHRLAQLPEPARAVLRQAAVLGRDLDPDVLAALVGEEAMLDAVDRAAQAGFLTPDGIRFAHILVRDTLYTDLSAPRRARWHAAVGAVLERLRPDDVTALAHHFGQAPGPAAAARAARYAAAGAERAERRCHPHEAVRLWQQAVTAHDRAGGDDVRGRLAAVIGWGRALAVTGHLDRTRRLRAEAVATVERLADPELTADVLAAFDVPAVWPRNDDEELSRRIVAAAEAALAALPADQAARRARLLCTLALELRGDTGDRGRRAAAEAEEIARGLGDPALLAFALNARFMHAVDRAGRAPERARIGAELVDLAVRHGLVTFEVLGHLILLQAHCARADVTAADAHAAADAHAAAADRLAARYELPLVGVFTAWYAALRLAVAGRRAEAEAAYRAAAVRLDAGQMPGMAAGLLPFALLCLRLSTGDDLGPALADAAHTGPYAPWVRPLALLAAGRRDEAAAALRALPESPHDLLREARLCVAARAALDLDDRATMARLHAALRPAAGELAGAGSGVLTAGPVARHLADLAAALARD, from the coding sequence GTGACCGACCCGCCGCGCGTACCCCCTGTGACCTTCGGGGTGCTCGGGCCGCTCGTGGCGGCCGGCCCGCGGGGCCCGGTGGCGCTGAAGGGCGCCCGGCAGCGGGCCGTGCTGGCCCGCCTGCTGGTCGCCCGGGGCCGGGTGGTGCCGGTCGACCGGCTCGTCGGCGACCTGTGGGCGGAGCCGCCGGAGGGCGCGGTCGGCGCCGTGCGCACCTTCGTCGCCGACCTGCGCCGGGCCCTGGAGCCCGACCGGCCGCCGCGCCAGCCGGCCCGGCTGCTGGTCACCGCCCCGCCCGGGTACGCGCTGGCGGCCGCCACCGGCGCGGTCGACGCGGGCCGGTTCGAGGCGGCCGTCGGTGCGGCCGGGGAGTCGCTGGCCGTCGGGGGTGCCGCCGCGGCCCTGACGGCCCTGGACGACGCGCTCGCCCTCTGGCGCGGCCCGGCCTACGCGGAGTTCCCCGCCGAGCCCTGGGCGCGGGCGGAGATCGACCGGCTGGACGAGCTGCGGCTGCTCGCCGTCGAGCGGCGCGCCGAGGCGCTGCTGGCCCTGGGCCGGGCCGCCGAGGCCGCCGGCGACCTGCGCGCCCAGGCCGCCGCCCAGCCGCTGCGGGAGGAGACCTGGCGGTTGCTCGCGGTCGCCCTCTACCGGGCGGGCCGGCAGGGCGACGCGCTCGCCGCGCTCCGGGAGGCCCGCGCCGTACTGGTGCGGGAACTGGGGGTGGACCCCGGGCCCCGGCTGCGCCGGCTGGAGGCCGACATCCTCGCCCAGGCCCCGCACCTCGACCCGGCCCCGGTCGGGCCCGCTCCGGCCCCGCCCGCTCCGGCCGCGACGCCGGCCTCGGTCGTCCCGCCCGCTGCGGGCGCGACGCCGGCCGCGGGAGCGGGGGAGGAGCGGCGTCCGTTCGTGGGACGCGCGGCCGAGCTGGCGAGCCTCACGGGGCTGGCCGACCGGGTGGCCCGGCGCGGCCGGCCCGCCCTCGCCCTGGTCTCCGGGGACGCCGGCGCGGGCAAGACGGCGTTCGTCGAGGCGCTGGCCGACCGGCTCGCCGCCGCCGGCTGGACCCGTGCCTTCGGGCGGGTCCCGGAGTACGAGGGCGCACCGGCCGCCTGGCCGTGGACGCAGCTCGCCGCCGCCCTGCCCGAGCCGGCCGAGGCGCCGGCGACCACGCCGGGCGACGGGGAGCCCGCCGTGGCCCGCTACCGGCTGCACCGGACGGCGGGCGCCCGGGTGGGCGCGGCGGCGCGGCGCGGGCCCGTCCTGCTCGTCCTCGACGATCTGCACCGGGCGGACGAGGACACCCTCGACCTGCTGACCGCGTTGTTCACCGGGCCGGAGCCGGTGACCGGACCGGTGCTGGCGGTCGGCACGTACCGGGCCACCGGGATCACCCCGGCGCTCACCGGGGCCCTGGCCCGGCTGGCGCGCCTCGAACCGGTCCGGGTCTACCTGGGCGGTCTCGCCGAGGCGGAGACCGGCGACCTGGTCCGCACGGTGGCCGGGGCGACGGACCCCGACACGGTGCGGGCGCTGCACCGGCGCAGCGGCGGCAACCCGTTCTTCGTCCGGGAACTGGCCCGGCTGCTCGCCGCCGAGGGGGCCACCGCGCTGGAGCGCGTACCGGCCGGGGTGCGGGACGTCATCCGGCACCGCCTGGCGCAGCTGCCCGAACCGGCCCGGGCGGTGCTGCGGCAGGCCGCGGTGCTCGGCCGGGACCTCGACCCGGACGTGCTGGCCGCGCTGGTCGGGGAGGAGGCCATGCTGGACGCCGTGGACCGGGCCGCGCAGGCCGGGTTCCTCACCCCCGACGGCATCCGGTTCGCCCACATCCTCGTCCGCGACACCCTCTACACCGACCTGTCGGCGCCGCGCCGGGCCCGCTGGCACGCCGCCGTCGGCGCCGTGCTCGAACGGCTGCGGCCGGACGACGTCACGGCCCTCGCGCACCACTTCGGACAGGCTCCCGGTCCGGCCGCCGCAGCCCGGGCCGCCCGGTACGCCGCGGCCGGAGCCGAACGGGCCGAGCGGCGCTGCCACCCGCACGAGGCCGTCCGGCTCTGGCAGCAGGCCGTCACCGCCCACGACCGGGCCGGCGGCGACGACGTACGCGGCCGGCTGGCCGCCGTCATCGGGTGGGGCCGCGCCCTCGCCGTCACGGGCCACCTCGACCGGACCCGCCGGCTGCGGGCCGAGGCCGTCGCCACCGTGGAACGGCTCGCCGACCCGGAACTCACGGCCGACGTGCTGGCCGCCTTCGACGTGCCGGCCGTCTGGCCCCGCAACGACGACGAGGAGCTGTCCCGGCGGATCGTGGCCGCCGCCGAGGCCGCCCTCGCCGCGCTCCCGGCCGATCAGGCGGCCCGGCGCGCCCGGCTCCTCTGCACCCTCGCCCTGGAGTTGCGCGGCGACACCGGCGACCGGGGCCGGCGGGCGGCCGCCGAGGCCGAGGAGATCGCCCGCGGCCTCGGCGACCCGGCCCTGCTGGCCTTCGCGCTCAACGCCCGCTTCATGCACGCCGTCGACCGGGCCGGCCGGGCGCCGGAACGCGCCCGCATCGGCGCCGAACTGGTCGACCTGGCCGTCCGGCACGGCCTGGTCACCTTCGAGGTGCTGGGGCACCTCATCCTGCTCCAGGCGCACTGCGCCCGCGCCGACGTGACCGCCGCCGACGCCCACGCGGCCGCCGACGCCCACGCGGCCGCCGCCGACCGGCTCGCCGCCCGCTACGAACTGCCCCTCGTCGGCGTCTTCACCGCCTGGTACGCCGCCCTCCGGCTGGCCGTCGCCGGGCGCCGCGCCGAGGCCGAGGCAGCGTACCGGGCGGCGGCCGTCCGGCTCGACGCCGGGCAGATGCCGGGCATGGCCGCCGGGCTGCTGCCGTTCGCCCTGCTCTGCCTGCGGCTGTCCACGGGGGACGACCTCGGCCCGGCGCTGGCCGACGCCGCCCACACCGGCCCGTACGCGCCGTGGGTCCGGCCGCTGGCCCTGCTCGCCGCGGGCCGCCGGGACGAGGCTGCCGCCGCGCTGCGCGCCCTGCCGGAGTCGCCGCACGACCTGCTGCGCGAGGCGCGGCTCTGCGTCGCCGCCCGGGCCGCCCTCGACCTCGACGACCGCGCCACCATGGCCCGGCTGCACGCCGCCCTGCGTCCCGCCGCCGGCGAACTGGCCGGCGCCGGCAGCGGCGTGCTCACGGCCGGCCCGGTGGCCCGCCACCTCGCCGACCTCGCCGCCGCCCTCGCGCGCGACTGA
- a CDS encoding DivIVA domain-containing protein has translation MSNGEEPFAPHDDVSARPRFDPALRGYDKRQVDRYVEQVDGELTAVTAERDRAYAQVRELTAQAQRAQTEAAELRQRPTQVDRASFRDLGPMVDQILDLAEKQAGQITEAATKRAAELQAQAEKVLAAARDEADRERRELAEELSTRRAEQEKVDEERHTAAQAELTAIRELTEKLRVEGQAAHDRAQQEAKRIAEQSAQQVEQARSASEALVKAARTQIQQEVQANRSKAQQELAQWQATMARELDEQRAAAEQELADRAAAAERDIAALVAEAQQYATEVRERADEETAAHQEQLTTVQQEVQQRQEALTQLKAELETAGQELERTRRDIAAVEEQGAALEEQLVAVRRDLTAETKRLADARRAADLAEQHAKETRARVQREAKRVADLAAAAVMAAAAGGVETAEYPMVAPRPAGTPAEPTPVVVPAPAAVAVPAAVTDAAADPDPGERADGERPSAEPFLERASLERPSFDAFAVRTPAPRLAPEAEATSEPAPGPDGGVPANA, from the coding sequence ATGTCCAACGGCGAGGAACCGTTCGCACCCCACGACGACGTGTCCGCGCGGCCGAGGTTCGACCCGGCGCTGCGCGGCTACGACAAACGCCAGGTGGACCGGTACGTCGAGCAGGTGGACGGTGAGCTGACCGCCGTGACGGCCGAGCGCGACCGCGCGTACGCCCAGGTCCGGGAGCTGACCGCGCAGGCGCAGCGAGCGCAGACGGAGGCCGCCGAGCTGCGGCAGCGCCCGACGCAGGTGGACCGGGCGTCCTTCCGCGACCTCGGCCCCATGGTCGACCAGATCCTCGACCTGGCGGAGAAGCAGGCCGGGCAGATCACCGAGGCGGCCACGAAGCGCGCCGCCGAGCTCCAGGCGCAGGCGGAGAAGGTGCTGGCCGCCGCGCGCGACGAGGCGGACCGGGAGCGGCGCGAGCTGGCCGAGGAGCTGTCCACGCGCCGGGCCGAGCAGGAGAAGGTGGACGAGGAGCGGCACACCGCCGCGCAGGCGGAGCTCACCGCGATCCGCGAGCTGACGGAGAAGCTGCGCGTCGAGGGGCAGGCCGCCCACGACCGGGCCCAGCAGGAGGCGAAGCGGATCGCCGAGCAGAGCGCCCAGCAGGTCGAGCAGGCCCGCTCCGCGTCCGAGGCGCTGGTGAAGGCGGCGCGCACCCAGATCCAGCAGGAGGTACAGGCCAACCGGAGCAAGGCCCAGCAGGAGCTGGCCCAGTGGCAGGCCACCATGGCCCGGGAGCTGGACGAGCAGCGGGCCGCGGCCGAGCAGGAGCTGGCCGACCGGGCCGCCGCCGCGGAGCGCGACATCGCCGCCCTGGTCGCCGAGGCGCAGCAGTACGCCACCGAGGTGCGCGAGCGGGCCGACGAGGAGACCGCGGCGCACCAGGAGCAGCTCACCACGGTGCAGCAGGAGGTCCAGCAGCGGCAGGAGGCGCTGACGCAGCTCAAGGCCGAGCTGGAGACGGCCGGCCAGGAGCTGGAGCGGACCCGCCGGGACATCGCCGCGGTCGAGGAGCAGGGCGCCGCGCTGGAGGAGCAGCTGGTCGCCGTACGCCGGGACCTGACGGCGGAGACCAAGCGGCTGGCGGACGCGCGGCGCGCGGCCGACCTCGCCGAGCAGCACGCGAAGGAGACCCGGGCCCGGGTGCAGCGGGAGGCCAAGCGGGTCGCCGACCTGGCCGCGGCGGCGGTGATGGCGGCGGCCGCCGGCGGTGTGGAGACGGCCGAGTACCCGATGGTGGCGCCGCGGCCCGCCGGAACACCGGCGGAGCCCACCCCCGTGGTGGTGCCCGCCCCGGCCGCGGTGGCCGTGCCGGCCGCCGTGACCGACGCGGCCGCCGATCCCGATCCCGGCGAGCGGGCCGACGGCGAGCGGCCCAGCGCCGAGCCGTTCCTGGAGCGGGCCTCGCTGGAGCGGCCGAGCTTCGACGCGTTCGCGGTGCGCACCCCGGCGCCGCGGCTCGCCCCCGAGGCGGAGGCCACCTCCGAGCCGGCCCCCGGCCCCGACGGCGGTGTCCCCGCCAACGCCTGA
- a CDS encoding sensor histidine kinase — protein sequence MRTGAAAGHVGYYHEAILYDSDEHLLAVVLPFLLGGVEAGEPTVVGLGERNADLVRRALPAGAGVTFLPGADLYARPTAAIRAYRKLLGSYVAEGARQIRIVGELPPAALGATWDWWARYESAINHAYDDFPLWSMCAYDVRDSPSRVLADVVRTHPRVALPDGSHKPTDAYTEPAAYLAEPRPMLPDPLQRTGPAVELVDPAPAEARDAVRAAHRGQLPADHLDDLVVSVSEVVSNALRHGVPPVRMRLWSAPDRMVVTVQDRGPGPADPYAGLLPAGNGAAGGLGLWISHQSCNHVALHRDTDGFTIRLTAGNPYFPV from the coding sequence ATGAGGACGGGAGCCGCCGCCGGCCACGTGGGCTACTACCACGAGGCCATCCTCTACGACTCCGACGAGCACCTCCTGGCCGTGGTCCTGCCGTTCCTGCTCGGCGGCGTCGAGGCCGGGGAGCCGACCGTGGTCGGCCTCGGCGAGCGCAACGCCGATCTGGTCCGCCGCGCCCTGCCCGCCGGCGCCGGCGTCACCTTCCTGCCCGGTGCCGACCTCTACGCCCGCCCGACCGCCGCGATCCGCGCCTACCGGAAGCTGCTCGGCTCGTACGTGGCCGAGGGCGCCCGGCAGATCCGGATCGTCGGCGAGCTGCCGCCGGCCGCGCTGGGCGCCACCTGGGACTGGTGGGCCCGTTACGAGTCGGCCATCAACCACGCCTACGACGACTTCCCGCTCTGGAGCATGTGCGCGTACGACGTCCGGGACAGCCCGTCCCGGGTGCTGGCGGACGTGGTGCGGACCCATCCACGGGTGGCGTTGCCGGACGGCAGCCACAAGCCGACCGACGCCTACACCGAGCCGGCGGCCTATCTGGCCGAGCCACGCCCCATGCTGCCCGACCCGCTGCAGCGCACGGGGCCGGCGGTCGAGCTGGTCGACCCGGCCCCGGCCGAGGCGCGCGACGCGGTCCGTGCCGCACACCGCGGCCAGCTCCCGGCCGACCACCTCGACGACCTGGTCGTCTCGGTCAGCGAGGTGGTGAGCAACGCGCTGCGCCACGGCGTGCCGCCGGTGCGGATGCGGCTGTGGAGCGCGCCGGACCGGATGGTGGTGACCGTGCAGGACCGGGGTCCCGGCCCGGCCGACCCGTACGCCGGGCTGCTGCCCGCGGGCAACGGCGCCGCCGGCGGCCTGGGCCTGTGGATCAGCCACCAGTCGTGCAACCACGTGGCGCTGCACCGGGACACCGACGGCTTCACCATCCGGCTGACCGCCGGAAACCCGTACTTCCCGGTGTGA
- a CDS encoding MEDS domain-containing protein, whose product MTSGSASSTTYGHLCVAYDDPAALDARAVAHLAAGLAAGEQVWLVGPGDPDVLAGRLARLPGRDTALSRRALRLVPVERAYRHDEIVDPEKQVRAYAAATRDALAAGYTGLRVVAEATALVRSPAQRAAFARYEHLIDHWMRRHPMSAVCAYDRRELGDAAIAELACMHPETNADVLFRLHAGGGDAVVELGGELDPSNHRLFAAALDRADPRPVGGRLVFEAAGLRFVDHRCLLHLRDHARRHDATAVLRTSHSAAARLVELLDLTEVRVEVVR is encoded by the coding sequence GTGACCAGCGGAAGCGCGTCGTCGACGACGTACGGTCACCTCTGCGTGGCCTACGACGACCCGGCGGCGCTGGACGCCCGGGCGGTCGCCCACCTGGCCGCGGGCCTCGCGGCCGGCGAGCAGGTCTGGCTGGTCGGTCCCGGTGACCCCGACGTGCTGGCCGGCCGGCTGGCGCGCCTCCCCGGTCGCGACACCGCACTGAGCCGGCGCGCGCTCCGGCTGGTCCCCGTGGAGCGGGCCTACCGCCACGACGAGATCGTCGACCCGGAGAAGCAGGTCCGGGCCTACGCGGCGGCCACCCGCGACGCGCTGGCCGCCGGCTACACCGGCCTGCGGGTGGTGGCCGAGGCCACCGCCCTGGTTCGCTCTCCCGCCCAGCGGGCGGCGTTCGCCCGGTACGAGCACCTCATCGACCACTGGATGCGCCGGCACCCGATGTCGGCGGTCTGCGCCTACGACCGGCGGGAGCTCGGCGACGCCGCGATCGCCGAGCTGGCCTGCATGCACCCCGAGACCAACGCCGACGTGCTGTTCCGGCTGCACGCCGGTGGCGGGGACGCGGTGGTCGAGCTCGGCGGCGAGCTGGACCCGTCCAACCACCGGCTCTTCGCCGCCGCGCTGGACCGGGCCGACCCGCGCCCGGTCGGCGGCCGGCTCGTGTTCGAGGCGGCCGGACTGCGCTTCGTCGACCACCGCTGCCTGCTGCACCTGCGCGACCACGCCCGGCGGCACGACGCCACCGCCGTACTGCGCACCTCGCACTCCGCCGCGGCGCGGCTGGTCGAGCTGCTCGACCTGACCGAGGTGCGGGTGGAGGTGGTCCGATGA
- a CDS encoding GNAT family N-acetyltransferase produces MPITVRELTGADWPRLWPMLRDMGVGDGPAEIHRERFLLLLADPRWALLGAVGDDGLGGYAAAQDHGPHLRSGDAHRTVRLHDLYVRPDRRGRGAGRALLAAVSEWAAGRARHLEWQAHRERAAPFYERLGHRGDPCPQPDYPTFLVDLGPR; encoded by the coding sequence GTGCCGATCACCGTCCGTGAGCTGACCGGGGCGGACTGGCCGCGGCTGTGGCCGATGCTGCGCGACATGGGCGTCGGCGACGGGCCCGCCGAGATCCACCGCGAGCGGTTCCTGCTGCTGCTCGCCGATCCCCGCTGGGCGCTGCTCGGCGCGGTCGGCGACGACGGGCTGGGCGGGTACGCCGCCGCCCAGGACCACGGGCCGCACCTGCGCTCCGGCGACGCGCACCGCACGGTGCGCCTGCACGACCTGTACGTACGCCCGGACCGGCGCGGGCGCGGCGCCGGCCGTGCGCTGCTGGCCGCCGTGTCGGAGTGGGCGGCCGGGCGGGCCCGTCACCTGGAGTGGCAGGCCCACCGGGAGCGGGCGGCGCCCTTCTACGAGCGGCTCGGCCACCGCGGCGATCCCTGCCCGCAGCCCGACTACCCGACCTTCCTGGTCGACCTCGGGCCGCGCTGA